In the genome of Dromiciops gliroides isolate mDroGli1 chromosome 1, mDroGli1.pri, whole genome shotgun sequence, the window TAAAAATGGTGTCATGACTGCTGAAACTTGGAATGAGATGAGGCCAGCAGGGAAGACGAAAGAgagcaaaatgtttttttaaagctatgggggggggggggcggagcagctaggtggcatagtaaataaagcacaggacctgagttcaaatccaggccccaaacaacttgacactagctgtgtgaccctgggcaagtcacttagccttcattgctgcacccttcccccccccaaaaaaaaaaaacaagctacaTTGGAAGGCTCAAGGAAAGGATTGATGCTTGGGGTAGTTGAGGCAAACAACTGACAACAAAAAAGGCAGCACTGTTCAGTTCTCAggctgtttttcccccttctgccAAGGACATTAACTTTtggactggaaaggacagaatCAAAATGTCTAAGAATAAGTAAGGAGGTAGTAGGAAAGCTTCCTTTAATGAATTCTACTCACTTAGTCCCTAGAAACTGCATCCTTTTTGTtgtcccatttggagttttcttggcacagatacttgagtggtttgctgtttctttctccagctcattttttagatgaggtactgaggcaaacagggttaagtgacttgctcagagtcacagtaGCTAGTaactgagactgcatttgaactcaggaagaggagtctttctaaCTTCAAGTGTATCACTCTGTCCTAGCTGCCTTCATCTTTGAGTActgaaaaaactgataaatatgcTTCCTGAGCCACTGtcaatgatatttgaaagatcttTGAAATTAGGAGAGGTACCATAACACTgtaaaaggagaaatattttgatttttttaaaaaaggaaaaggacgaGGCCTGTAAATTACAGGCCAGCAAACTTATTCTTGGCATCATCCTAGCATGCAGTAtattaaagagctagaaaagaaaCTGATGATCATAAAGAAGCAGCTTGGCTTTAACAAGAacaagggaggacagattgaccttatttctttttttgattagGTATAAAACTGGTAACATCAGGAGAATGTTAAAGATTTAGTTTACCTAGAATTTAGCAAAGTAGTCAACATGCTATTATTTTgcagaagatggagagatgtggactaGACTGTAATATACTTATGGATTCCAAATGGGTTAAAGACCCAGACTCAAAAGAGCAGCTAGCCATTAATGGTTCATTGTCAACTTGGAAGTGAATCACCAGTGCAGTAGCTTGGCTCTCTGCTAACATTTTTATCACTGACTTGGATAAGAGCACATTAAATTTGCTTATTAAAATTGTAAATGATAGAAAGTTAAAAGGGATAACTAACTCACAGTCAGAATCCAGAAAGATCATTACAAACTAGAACACTAAGATGAATATAATAAGATAGAATCTAatgggaataaatgtaaagtcttacaagTAGGTTAAAATAAACagacttcacaagtataagatggaaGAGTCGTGATTATACAGCAGTTTATtaattaatcagcaagcatttgttccTACTACATGCAAGGCGACTGTTCCAGGTGCCAAAGATACATGGTTAAAAGCAATGGTCTTTGCATCAAGGACCTTGTGTTCTAACAGGAGAAACAACATGTGCAtatgttcatctgtaaaatacacaTACGAAGTCCCTGGAGGAGGGCAGCTGAGGAAAACCAAAAAGGGCCTCATGCAAAAGGCAGTGCTCATAGAAAGGGTGGGGAGAGTATTTTAGGCATGGGGGGACAGCCAGTACAGAGGCATGAAGATGGAAGATAGGATGTCATCTGTAGGGAACAGTAAGACCAGTTCGGCTGAACTATGTATCATGTGTGTAgaaggttcttttttctttctttctttctttttttttttttgtgtgaggcaattggggttaagtgacttgcccagggtcacacagctagtaagtgttacatgtctgaggctggatttgaactcaggtcttcctgaatccagggctggtgctctatccactgcactacctagctgcccctgagaaagtTCTTTTAAGAACTATCCTATACACTActgccaaagcaattttccttaagtataaaTCTAACCCTCTGACTCTGTTACTAAACCACCTCCACTGACTTTTTTTTGCCCTTCTAGGATAACATATAAACTgcttatttagcttttaaagccctagcCCCAACCCATCTTTCCCACTTCATATACATTGTGCCCCACCCCACACACCACCATCCTCTGCAGTCCAGCCAAACTAATTTCCTCTCTATTCTTCACTTATAACACTCCACCTCCTGTGTCCAAGCCTTTGTAGTGGTGTCCCCCATTTCTGTAATGTACTCCCTCCTTAACTCTATCTAATAGagtcctctcttcctttaagatgtcTGATACCTCCTGCATGAAGCCTGTCCTTGTCCCTCAGCTGCTAGTGCTCTCCGTCCTAAACCACctcatatttaactactttgtgcatgtatttatttacttacagttgtattttatacatttttatgtgTACTCGGCTTCCTCATTTGACTATAAGTTCACTGTGAGTAGGGATTGCTTCATTCCGGAagtgtatttattaagcacctattatgtgtacatagcacagtgcctgcttaataaatacttgtttctcgattgtgtgtgtgtgtgtgtgtgtgtgtgtgtgtgtgtgagtgagagagagagagagagagagactgaagtgATATGTTACATTACATGTTTACTCTTCATGTAAGATActctttcttggggcagctaggtggcgcagtggatagagcaccggccctggagtcaggaggacctgagttcaaatctggcctcagacacttaacacttactagctgtgtgaccctgggcaagtcatttaatcccaattgcctcacttaaaaaaaaatactcttatcagggaaaacaacatgtacatgtgtaagtaaatacaaaataaaataaatgcaagatagtttaaaaaaaaaaagatactctttctttttcaggTTATTTTGAAGGGTGGCAAGGAACGTAGCACTGGCGCTACTGGAGTCAATTCAGATTCCTCCCGCTCCCATGCTATCATCCAAATTCAGATAAAAGATTCAGCCAAGAGAACCTTTGGGAGGTGAGATGGAAAGCATAATAGTCATATTGAATGTGAAGGGTAAAATCATGAGTCTTTTATCAAAATGTTTCAGAAACAACCAAAGTAGCCCAATAATAAGTCATTCTTTAGTTCAAAGATGGCCAGTGGGATTTGTGTGTCTGTATAAATCCTAGGGGAAAATGCCATTGGCAAGCACATTGCTTCTTACTATAAAAATAGTAGTacaagaaaaggagagatggattTAAGAGAGTTGAAAGTCTTCCTCAGGGGCAGttaagttaggtggcacagtggataaaacactggccctggagtcaggaggacctgagttcaaatccggcctcagacacttgacacttactagctgtgtgaccctgggcaagtcacttaaccctcattgccccgctgaaaaaagaaagtcttcctctcttctccccagtgTGCAAATAATACAtatttgaataaagaaataaaataatgggaGTACACTTTTAATTTTCTGTAGTTTTTTTAACTAGTCAGCTCCTTATATTAATTGACgagttcagcaaacatttgaaTAACATGTCTGCTTATCTTTATTGGGAaacaatagataaaataaaagttaGTCTATTCAAAATTTCCTGAACTGTCACTTCTAAAGTGTTAGAAATTACATTATCTTACTCTTAAATGGTTCTTCCCTGGCTTGGAGAGGAACCATGTGTCTATTCTTAGGTATGCCTCCCTGAAATTAAGCCTCTATTTTCATGGACAGCATTGCAATTTAGGGTCTTGTTGAGTTTCCTTTTATTACAAGTGAGTGTGAGTGTAGGTGTGTGTACAAATGCATGAGAATGTGCCCTGGGGAATCAGCAGTAAATAACTGTCCTCATAACTGATACCCCATCATGGCCAAAAGAACCCAATTGCCTTGCTTCTGTACTTCATTTGTCAGGAGGGTTCTGGAGGGAAGTCTAATATCTAATCCCTTTCCTCAGAACCAAGCGATTTGTAATGTGACAATCTGGCATGAAGCGTCAGTGTGATCAGTTGCTGTTGGAATACAGTACTAGAATCCTGTCCCTGTGCCACTGGTTCTTGGTATAACATGCTATTATGATACCTCAGGGAAGCTATGAagcatttttcctttcttgagaaGGGAAAGTGTTAAGGGTTATTGTGCTTTTAATATTACAGCATGTTGTCAACTATCAAATTTAATAGGAAAACCCCAGgctaaataaatctatttttcccCCTGGTAGGATATCTTTCATTGACTTGGCTGGAAGTGAGAGAGCAGCTGATGCCAGAGAttcagataaacaaacaaaaattgaagGTGCAGAAATAAACCAGAGCCTTCTAGCTGTaagttgctttttttaaaaagtgaagaaaattatttttctgtttgtgtgaatgtgtgcacacatgcatgctcGTTTGTATGTAGTGCTGATATATTTCAGATTAGCAATGAAGATGGATGTACTCACCCAACTGAGAGTGCCCCTGGGTAGCCTATTCTAACCAGCATCATTTTTTCAGAAGTGTAGTTGGAAGTAGCAACATAGTTAAGATTTTATACAGTTTTCCTGGTTGCCTCTGTTTTCCAGTCTCAATTCTTACCAAAAGCCCTCAAGTCACAACTAGATGAGTCAGGAAACTGTTATTAATATACAAAGTGGTATTTAAATAAATGATAAGTAGAGTGATAAAACAATAAAGAATAAATGCATAGAAATTCAGAGCCCTAAGGGCTGGAGGGTTCAGGGAAGCATTCATGaagaacatggaatttcaatTAAATGATATTGTCATTACCATTTTATGGGACAGGAAAATGATGCATATGATGGTTAAGTGAGTGGCcaagtgacatagctagtaagtaatggATCAGGCACTCATTTAAGTATTCTCTCCCCACCTAGTGTTCTTCTCCCTATATCACATCGTTATATTTCAATCCATATGTACATACatcaaatatacacacacacacacacacacacacatcccttttTGGTGGAATGTGGGGAAGCCAGAACTCTTATTGTTACTTCCAACCTTCCTAGCTCCCATGAGGGAGGATATAGGCTGTATAATTAGCTCAGACTCCTTCCCCCTGGCAGTATGAAGTAGGGTGTACAATCTGAACAAGACCCTCCAGCCCTCCCTCCTCAGTGTGCAGAGGTGATTGGTAGAGACAGGAGACTTCATAGGCATGTTTAATACCTAATGGATGTATTATGGCTTTTTTTCTATACTGTTGTTAGTTGAAAGAATGCATTCGTGCATTGGACCAGGAACATGCTCATACTCCCTTCAGACAAAGCAAATTAACTCAGGTAAAATTcaagtttttctgtttttacCTAGTACTCGTTCAATACCTTTTACACAGAGGACACGGTTCTAAGTATCATGGGAACTACAAAGACGAACAAAACacattccctgccctccaggagcttgcaGTCTGGTAGTGTAAAAAGACATGAGAAATAGCTGTAGTAGAAGGACTGTATTAATGCCCTCATTTGGGGTATCAAAAAGAGTGCTGCAGGGCTCCTGGCCAGGTCCTGACATCATCAGGGCCTGGTCAGCAATTCATTACTTCTCTTTtactttcagtttcttcatctgtaaaattggataTATTTGCAGTGTCTACCCTTCAGGGCTGTGTCAGGAATGTGCTTCATAAACATGAAGGTGATAGAGAATTGAGTGCCATTATTTTGATCTTCTGTGTTCTTGTGGTCTTTATCATGTCACCTTCCCTAAAATAGAACATCATTCCCAATTTTGAAAGCCAGATATGTTAAGCCTCTAATAAACCAGGGTCACATGTATTAGAGCTAGAGTTGACCTTAGATGTCATCCAATCCCAAGCATTATGATGAAAAGGACTTTAGACTTCATCTAGTGCTTTCGTTTTACAGAGGAAGtaagagacccagagagaggaagcaaCTAGGTCAAAGCTATCTAGCTAATGAGTAGTGAACAAGGGACAAGAATCCAGGGCATTGGGTTCCCagtccaaggttctttccaccatattgcCCTACTGTCCTATTGCTAGATACCCACatctgtacatagtaggtgctcaatgaaTGTGTTAACTGACTAAAAAAACTAGTTGACCTGAAATATTTacgagcatttttttttatcgaTAGGTACTGAAGGATTCTTTCATTGGCAATTCCAAAACCTGCATGATCGCCAATGTATCGCCTAGCCACATGGCTACAGAGCATACCTTGAACACTTTACGTTATGCTGACAGGTGAGAAAAGAGGCTTCTCAGCTACAAATGATTTCACACAGTTGTACTCGGATAATTTGGGAGAGCTAGTTCTATGATAGCAGATCGTGGCTTTTGTAGGAGCTGTGCTGCTATGAGGAGCTGGTCATCTTTGGCACTTTGCAGATTTGGCAGGAATGAACATAGGCAATGTCAAAAGGGTCGAGAGACTTGGGCTTCTTACTTAGTCATGTAACCTTAATCAAGTCATTTTCCCTTAGTTACAAAGGTAGATTGGACAgaataacctctaaggtctcttcaacTCCAGCACTGCTTGATATTATTATGCAGTAGTATGCATCAGTAATATGAGAGTCAGCAAGATAACGAAAAAGTAAAGCATGTTCTTGGAATGTCTAAACAATTGCCCGGGATGGAAGAGATAATATGCCTGGTAATCACAGCACTAAGACGCTTTTACATAGATACTGCTCAGATGTTTTGAGACAGAGAAGATCAGTAAAATAACTGGAAGGTGCAAAGCTAAGTCTATGAGAAGCCTTGAGAAGAAAAAGCTCCTGTTTTTCCCATGCACATGAACATTCTGGTCCTGAGAAATTTTAACATATGCAGCCCTACAAGGAGTTAAAGGGATGACTTGGGTATTTCCCTAGATCTTTCCTGGCCACAGGGTTAGGATTCATCACCTGTGTGACTGGGGAAGTGTGCTCCattgagggttttttcttttttctttttctccactgGATGCTTCGGAGTCACATCCCAGTGAGTGGGTAGCTGTTTTCACTGCCAACAGGAAGCATTTTTGTGAAACAGTTTATTTTCTTAAAGTCTGTGGTGTTTTTAAACACAAGCACaagaagcaagtttctctgaaagcTTTCCATTTCCtgcattttgctttttatatgtTAGGACGCTGGCAATACTAGGATAAGAGCAGCGGCCACACCAGCCTTAGGAAGAAAGTCTTAAATGTTGTTTTCCCCAAAAGGCAGTAAGTATCACACAGAGACAACATAGGACCTTAGGGACTAAGGAACCATCAGAAgcaactttgaaaataaatggtGCTCTATCAATGATTGCATTTTATATGGTGAGATAGCTTTATGGTTGATTCAATAACAATAGTGAACatgcatatagtgctttaaggattaCAGAGTGCTCTACACACGTTATTCTTGtccgatcctcacaacaacccaccgaagtaggtggtattattgtccccattttactgaggatgaaactgaagcccaaagtgtaactaaattacttgcccagggtcatgtggctaATAAGTATCTTAGGATTCAAACTCCTATTTCCCTAGTTCAAAGTCTAACTTTCCATCTACTACAGCAAACTATCTCCATGCTTATTATGAATTAATATGCACTTGGTGATACGTAGTGTCAAAATCCTAACTCCTTTTATGTGTTAAATTGgatttgatgaaaatatttttagacTAGATAAAAAGAGGAGGTTTGGGAGTACCTATTTCTTTCAAGTTTCCCCAATGATTGTCTTCTATGATCCCCTAAAGTCATATACCTTGCTATGATAAACGTATCAAAAGAGAATTCTTTGTTCAGCTAGGAAAATTGGATTAGTGAGGTTGGTAATAATGTTTGCTTTGTGACCAGCTGGCCTTTAGCTGAGTTATGCCCTCTTACTGGTAAAATGTAGTGGAATTTAAGTTGTGTAGCTTTCCTTTAATAAGGTGGTTTCTTGGTGTGGATATTCCTGAAGATGTCTTCTGACTTTAGGATTCTATCGTTATATTCTCTGACCTCTACaagtggggttttcttttttggttgttgttgggtttggggtttttggtgggtttttttttttttggtaaactcCAAAATTCAGATTAttataagaagaaatttaaaacagcccagacttggggcagctaggtggcgcagtatatagagcaccggccctggagtcaggagtacctgagttcaaatccggcctcagacacttaacacttaccagctgtgtgaccctgggcaagtcacttaaccccaattgcctcgcttaaaaaaaaaaaaaagcccagactCATAGTAGCACTTCTGCTTCACTCCTCTTTAGTCTAAAGCCCACATCGTAGCATCAGAGCATAGTTTAGGATAGAAGTTCCATTTCATCTTTTATATCTATTATCTTACTACTCTGTTGTCTTGACAAACTTTAATCTCTAGTCTtttagggagaaagggaagaatctTAACTAAGCATAAAAATATAACACTATTTCCATTTTCAGTAATGATTAAAGTGGCCATTTGGCCAGAGGAATCATTTCCAACAAGATAAAAGATTTTGGTGGTTATTTTTAGGTCATTTattattcagttcaacaaacatttattaagcccctgctcTGTGCGAGGCACTGTGCTTGGCTTTGGGgatagaggaaaaaacaaaagcgCCTCTGTTGTCCAGAaggttacattctactgggacCGTGTTACACAACACTGGTCTTTGCAGGTATTTTAAGTtaatatctctaaaatgaagatcaCAATAGTATTTTCATTGGTGGccctttttatttgcttttgtttgtttgttttttttctttttatagggtaattgggggttaagtgacttgcccagggtcacatagctattaagtgtcaagtgtctgaggtcagatttgaactcaggtccttctgaatccagggcaggtgctttatctactgcgccacctagctgcccccagtggccCTTTTATGATTCTAATTTCCCTACCAAATTTAGTAGTTTATACTTATGTTCTCTGAACTTTAGaaataggatttttttccctCGGGTGAAACCCCAAAATTAACATTATTGTtaagaaaggaaattcaaaatatAGTTCAGACTGAttattgtaccacctaccttACTCCTCTTCAGTCTACCCATTTTGTAACACCAAAAAAATGGTCTTTGCTATTtcatcatatgtgtgtgtgtgtgtgtgtgtgtgtgtgtgcgcgtgcacatatacatattatatatttattatcttaCCACTTGGATGTCTTGATAGATTGATATCTCCTATCTTTTAGATAGAAAGGGAACAATATGAACTGAGTATAAAAATAGCATACTATTTCCTTTtagaattctaaataaaaatttgaaataacATTGACAATAGGAAGCAGTGTCCATCATAATGTTTTACAATAGGAAAGGCTTTTACCCATTAAATCCTGGTTAAGTCATAAGTTCAGGTTAATCCTGCTGTATAAAATTCCCTCGAGAGCAGAAAAATTATTCTTCCCTTTCTGGAACAAGTACAGCTAGGTCCTGATTAATCTGAACAATGAATCCCCTGAAATGGGCACATTATTCAAATATGCACTGTGTATTTTCATTGTGCTGGAAGCAGTTACAATATTTTATATGATGATAATTTTAAATGGTGCAAATTCTGATACATGCAGCTACTTTAAGGGATTCTTTGTACATGCTAATTCAGACCTAAGTATACCAGTAATAAAAGAGTATGAATGAGagtttttcctctgtctctaatGTACTGACTAAATCCTAAGACTGTTTGCATCTAATCAGCTGTATACCTCTAGGTACTGTTCCTAAACTCTTCTGCTCAAAGGAATATTTGTCCTAAAGCTTTTTCTGAGGGGTTTCAAAACTCTTTTTGTTCAAGTACAGGCATTTTTCTTATGCCTgacattcctattttttttcttgttcagccCCTTATGTAAGTGAGGAATAGGAACTTCTAATATTTGCAATagtgttggcttttttttttttttagaaattgtaAGCTTTTGAAGAAAAGTAGAGACCATAAAAATAATACAGTCTTTATCATAAAATGCTCATTTGCAGGgtgaaagaactaaaaaaaggaattaaatgctATACCCCTGTTACCAGTCGAAATCGGTCATCTGGAAATATGTCTCCAAAACGAATTCAGTGCTCACCTTCAGTACTGCTAGCGGACAAGTGCTCTCCCAAAAAAGTGAAGTTAGGCTTTCAGCAACCTCTCACATCAGCCTTCAGCACTACAAGAGGGAAGTGCTATCCTTTAGCCTTTCATTCAGCCAATGCCCCTTTTTCTTCCACCCCCAAAGTCACGAGCAAAGGGAACACCACCTCCAAAGGAAGTGTTAGCCATGTATTCGTCACCCCCCCTACTCCTCTCAAAGAACCTGCAAAGGCAGGGTCTCCCACAAAGAAGAAGACAGAAGATTCCACAATGATTTTCGAGAAGCTCTGTCCTAGCAAGGACCTTGCTGGCAATCCAACCACAGCCACGGTGCTAGGAAACAGGGGTGTGGGCCTCGGGGAGACCGGTGTGCCGGGCCAATACAAAAAAGTACCAGCAGTGCAGCCGGTACGGAAGCAACTTGTGTCCCGAGGTGAGCTCTCTTTTGGTGAGCCCCATCATGGAGGGCAGTGTACTCAGACCTGCGAGAAGGTGCTCACCCAACGGGGCTCTGAAGCTTGGACCACTATCCCTCCTCATCAGAAAGACAGGGAAGCACATTTGCGTTTTTATCACCAGCAGTTTCAGCAACCACCTCTTCTCCAACAGAAGTTAAACTACCAGCCACTAGAAGAGTTTTTATGCCAGTATAAGCCCCAGGAAATTAGAGTCCGGCCAGATTCAcctcctttgcttccttctgACTCACAAAACAAAGATGCCACCCAACTGGAAGACTTGGATGACAGTGATTTCAGTGAAGATTCTTTTTCACCTCTTTCTAACCAGAGGACAGCCAAGAGAAGAAACACCCAGGAATATAGTGAACATTCATTCTTTCTACATCAGAGAGAAGAACAAGGAACTGAGGATCAGAAAGCGGAAAGTGAGCagagtttgttttttaactacAGGATAGATACTCAAGAGAATGATCTGAATGAAAAAtgggtttataccaggaatcCAGCCTGTCAAGACACAGCAGAGCTGAATAAAGGGCACCACAATAAGACCTTTTCTGATTGGAGCATAGAGGGTGACTCGACTTCCTCAGACTCCTCCCCAGGTAACAACATGGCAGAACAACCTTACTGCTCACAGGTGGATTTTGTTCATAACAGGAGAAGGAGTAGTAACCGAGCATTTGACCATCAGCATGTCCCTTTCAAAGATGAGCCTCGTCTCCAGGCTGATGGCACCTCAACACCACCAGAAAAGGACACAGCCACGTTCTCAGTGTTCAGTTTTGCAGATCAAAGCGATTCAGTCATCTTACCACAGGAAGAAAGCAGCAATGGCAGCCAAACCCAGCTGACGAAACCAATGAAGAGAAATAACCTTCATTCTGAAGGAGACTTTTGTGAAGGATCGGGGAATTCAGCAGAGTCTGCTTCCTGGCCAATGGCCCCTCTCACCATGTCTCTTCTTGAGAGCACAGACAGAGAAGCTTCTAGTGAACCCTTTCTTAACCAGGTGCCAAGATCtcctcagagaaggaaatgggttcTGGAAATGAGCACTCCAAATTCCAGAAAGTGTGACAAGGAGGTCAGAACACCTGACACAGCCAAAGACCTCACAGCAGAAAATACCAGCACACTGCTGGCTCTAGACAAACCAACATTGGCTTCTGATAGCAAGTCCACTCTGCTGCCATCTCTACAATCGGAGGACCCGTGGTTTTTGTCAGCATGCACTGCTGCTGAGCCTGCTGGAGATCTCTCAGACCTGTCCTCATCAGGAGCCTGTGAGGACTCTGTTAATGACCTGTCAGTAAGTGAAGCCAATGTAGAAGAGTCCATGGAGAACAGAGTGGGAACAATGGCCTTCAGGAACATAAAGTGTCCAGACTATGTAAACAGCAAGCACTATGATGCAGATACAGAAGAGAGCccgcagagctgggatttgggcTCCCTGGAAAAGCCTGACCCTCACAAGGAAAATACAGGAGGCAGCCTTGGGCTGGCTTCTCCCATGGTTCCTGCAGATGGTCCTGAAAAAGCGTTTTCCAGCAGCTCAGATGCTCTTACAAATACCAGAAGTGCCTGTTCCTCTGACCAGCCACTGGCCCAAGAGAACAAGCACCCGAAATCTGAAAGCCCCTTCAAGTTGTCTTTCAGTAGTGAGGAAATTGGGCAGCTGAAACACAGACTGATGCAGAGCATCTTTACACAGGCAGGTCTCCTTGGGGAACATGCCACAGGCTTTCCAACTTCTGGGCGCACACATTCTTTGGCAAATCAGACTTCAGAAAACCAATCTACCACTGGCAGGTCAAGCAGCCTATCCCAGCTTGTGGAAGAGAGACGTCAGGAAACCCTGAAACAAGCACAGTAAGTTCAGACTTCCTTCACCTCACCTGTACTGTTTAGACCTCTTTGTTTAGTTTCCCGTCCTAAGGGGTATGTCATTGACTAAGTATT includes:
- the KIF24 gene encoding kinesin-like protein KIF24 yields the protein MASCLYECLCEAELGKYYPHFAAFGLQKIDELAKVTMKDYSRLGVHNMNDRKRLFQLIKIIQIMQEEDKATDSTQQDLPTSNLHDRPQGTRSGPRRQLCFDAFVDKKERTAEDFAFDTCSLSDLYSAEPNLVDMLEHILPGDTQYNKKARTPHAAAADMGVQTETNSAALFSSNNLSPLLGDIEVPTIQRVTHISGYNYGVPHSYVRENISEKDDVWTETEKIRVCVRKRPLGMREERRGEMNIITVEDKETLLVYEKKEAVDLTQYILQHVFYFDEVFGETCTNQDVYLKTTHPLIQHIFKGGNATCFAYGQTGAGKTYTMIGTHQNPGLYALAAEDIFRQIDLAQPKRDLSVWISFYEIYCGQLYDLLNGRKRLFAREDSKHVVQIVGLQELPVHSVDLLLEVILKGGKERSTGATGVNSDSSRSHAIIQIQIKDSAKRTFGRISFIDLAGSERAADARDSDKQTKIEGAEINQSLLALKECIRALDQEHAHTPFRQSKLTQVLKDSFIGNSKTCMIANVSPSHMATEHTLNTLRYADRVKELKKGIKCYTPVTSRNRSSGNMSPKRIQCSPSVLLADKCSPKKVKLGFQQPLTSAFSTTRGKCYPLAFHSANAPFSSTPKVTSKGNTTSKGSVSHVFVTPPTPLKEPAKAGSPTKKKTEDSTMIFEKLCPSKDLAGNPTTATVLGNRGVGLGETGVPGQYKKVPAVQPVRKQLVSRGELSFGEPHHGGQCTQTCEKVLTQRGSEAWTTIPPHQKDREAHLRFYHQQFQQPPLLQQKLNYQPLEEFLCQYKPQEIRVRPDSPPLLPSDSQNKDATQLEDLDDSDFSEDSFSPLSNQRTAKRRNTQEYSEHSFFLHQREEQGTEDQKAESEQSLFFNYRIDTQENDLNEKWVYTRNPACQDTAELNKGHHNKTFSDWSIEGDSTSSDSSPGNNMAEQPYCSQVDFVHNRRRSSNRAFDHQHVPFKDEPRLQADGTSTPPEKDTATFSVFSFADQSDSVILPQEESSNGSQTQLTKPMKRNNLHSEGDFCEGSGNSAESASWPMAPLTMSLLESTDREASSEPFLNQVPRSPQRRKWVLEMSTPNSRKCDKEVRTPDTAKDLTAENTSTLLALDKPTLASDSKSTLLPSLQSEDPWFLSACTAAEPAGDLSDLSSSGACEDSVNDLSVSEANVEESMENRVGTMAFRNIKCPDYVNSKHYDADTEESPQSWDLGSLEKPDPHKENTGGSLGLASPMVPADGPEKAFSSSSDALTNTRSACSSDQPLAQENKHPKSESPFKLSFSSEEIGQLKHRLMQSIFTQAGLLGEHATGFPTSGRTHSLANQTSENQSTTGRSSSLSQLVEERRQETLKQAQQVVMQAHQEQLDQMAELDFKEESLISQMSAADFEDFVTQLDEIMVLKSKCIQSLRGHLQLYLACCRPEASLERPSAS